Proteins co-encoded in one Oncorhynchus tshawytscha isolate Ot180627B linkage group LG34, Otsh_v2.0, whole genome shotgun sequence genomic window:
- the LOC112231792 gene encoding T-cell ecto-ADP-ribosyltransferase 2, whose protein sequence is MQGQREKTFILILVAALSHRVTQAKVMDMVPNAVDDQYTHCREQMLKKVVEGGLLEEELKNSKTYSDAWGAKQCTKLIPGGVKQHTDALVAYGHGGNEFRNMFNQAVETQGGNVTVYNGNFQFKSLHFLLMDAMRLLKTENCQTVFRGSSKEYEAQVGSEVRFGRFTTTKAKRSDAEESASDNGILFNIISCTVVNIDEYTCFSDSIDQLISPAEVFRVAEVKNVRNKDHEYREIVLTSSRTHSIDSIRDCSLFPRSPTSTSPPSITPKGSSTQWLGSSLSVLVVVSLSISLITRTDDL, encoded by the exons ATGCAGggccagagagagaagacattcaTATTGATCCTCGTTGCTGCGCTCTCTCACAGG GTGACTCAGGCAAAGGTAATGGACATGGTTCCTAATGCCGTGGATGACCAGTACACTCACTGTCGGGAGCAGATGTTGAAGAAGGTTGTGGAAGGGGGTCTGCTGGAAGAAGAACTGAAAAACAGTAAAACGTATAGTGATGCCTGGGGGGCAAAGCAGTGTACAAAGTTAATCCCGGGAGGTGTCAAGCAACACACGGATGCATTAGTGGCTTATGGACATGGGGGAAATGAGTTCAGAAATATGTTCAACCAAGCAGTGGAGACTCAGGGTGGGAATGTCACTGTCTATAATGGCAACTTCCAGTTCAAATCCCTCCACTTCCTTCTAATGGATGCCATGAGGCTTTTGAAGACTGAGAACTGCCAAACTGTGTTTCGTGGCTCAAGCAAAGAGTATGAGGCACAAGTAGGGTCAGAAGTGCGATTTGGGAGGTTTACCACAACCAAGGCCAAGCGTTCCGATGCGGAGGAATCTGCTTCAGACAATGGGATCCTTTTCAACATTATTTCCTGCACTGTAGTCAACATTGATGAGTACACTTGCTTCTCAGACAGCATTGATCAGCTGATATCCCCAGCAGAGGTGTTTAGGGTGGCTGAGGTAAAGAATGTAAGAAATAAAGATCACGAGTACAGAGAGATCGTTTTGACAAGTTCAAGGACTCACAGCATTGACAGCATCCGCGACTGTTCCCTCTTTCCCAG ATCTCCTACAAGTACGAGTCCTCCATCAATCACCCCCAAAGGCTCCTCTACTCAATGGCTTGGCAGTAGCCTGTCTGTTCTTGTggttgtatctctctctatctccctgatCACCAGGACTGATGATCTCTGA